CTTCTTGATCTGATGTTACCTGATGATGATGGATTTGATATACTAAAGGAACTTAAAAAAAAAGCAAAACTGATGGAGTTATTGTAGTTTCTGCTAAAGAAACGCTGGAAACACGTCTGGAAGGATTCAACCTTGGAGCAGATGATTATTTGACTAAGCCTTTTCATCTCTCAGAACTTTTGGTTCGAATGCAGGCACTTATTCGTCGCAAAAATTTCAAAGGAAACAACAGCATTACTTTCAATGAGATAGTAGTTGAGATTTTCTCAAAATCCGCAACAGTTAATGATACGAAATTAGATCTGACCAAAAAGGAATTAGATCTGCTCCTTTTTTTAATTGGTAATGAAAATACAGTTTTCTTGCCTTTTCGTTAACTTTACTTAGGCATTCTAGATCAAAATTTTATACTTTCAAATCAAAAAACCTCCAAAATCAAATGAATTTGGAGGTTTTTAATTTACAACGCATTATCAATTCAGATATTTAACAAATACGTAAATACCAGAAATTATATAAGTTTTGCCCTTTATACATGGAAGGTTATCTGCTTAGTTTTCGTTCACTCAGCCATTTTACCATATTTGGATCTCTATGATCAAAGAACAGACTTGCATTGGTATCTAAAGTTTTGATTGCATTCATGTCTTCACCTGAAAGTTCAAAATCAAATATGTTGAAGTTTTCGGCCATTCTTTCTTTGCGTACTGATTTTGGAATGGCAACTACTCCTCTTTGAGTCAGCCATCTCAGAATAACCTGTGCCGTTGATTTATTATATTTTTGAGCGATTACCGTTAGAATTTCATTTTGAAAAATATCATTCTTTCCTTCTGCAAAAGGTCCCCAGGATTCAATTTGAATGTTATTTTCCTGAAGAAACTTTTGAGTATCATTCTGCTGATGAAATGGATGAGTTTCAATCTGATTCACAGCCGGAACAAAACCAGTGTTAAC
The sequence above is drawn from the Flavobacterium sp. N2038 genome and encodes:
- a CDS encoding response regulator encodes the protein MQYGTAETYDLAISKIDSYDYDCILLDLMLPDDDGFDILKELKKKAKLMELL